The nucleotide sequence AAATATATTCTTCCGGCTAAAATATGATCCTGAATGCCGGGTTCACGGAGTTTCCATGCCTGTTTTATTTGGTAGATGGCGGCAACATATTGCCCCATAGCATAATAGGTCGAAGCAAGGTTAATATAGGCTTCAGGAGAAATTGCATCAGGATTATTGGCGGCAGAATCGGTATTTTCTACAAGAAGAGACTGAGAGATAATTTTAAACTCGTTTAAGTAAAATTTTACCTTAGGATGGGTTTCCCAGTTCTGCCCTGCAAAGCCTATTTTTCCGGCAGCCTGAACAATATCGGACTCGAATTTACCTAACCAAGTATTGTTTACAAGAACCGTTATACTTGTTCCCGCACAGATTAATTTTATTTTAAATTTTGAACTATCGATATCGGTTAAGGGCTTTGTCCAGCCTAGAATGGGCATGGGAGTAGAATTAACAACAGCCTCAAGTCTTATCCATCCCTTGTCGGAAATAAGAAGCGAATAAAAGGCCTTATCGCTTATGTGTCTAAAGACAAATCCTGCAGCACAATAGCCCGCACTTGTATTTTCTTCAGGAAAGAAGTTATCGGTAAAAACAGGCAGCTCAATTTCGGCATCAAGCACAAAGTCCTTATATCTAAATAAAGGGTTTAGGGCCCAAGCATAAAGATGTTTACGCTTTAGCTCCAAAGAATAGGAATGCTTACCGTCAAGGTTTTCTTCAAACAAGGATTGATACCCGTCTCCCGTTTCTTCAATAAAACGAGCTTTTTCCTTTTTAGAAAAATCGGCTTCCCATATTTCTTCTTTTATTTCTTCCGTGTCTATTACCGACTGAGCTTTTTTACTCTCATACTTTTTTAGAATCTTGTTCTTAAAATAAGAAAAATATAATTTAAGTCTTTCCATAATATTTTAAAAGATTACAAAAAAAACGCGTTTTAGTCTAGCAGGTAATTACAATTCAATACTTGCAATTTTATTTTCTGCATATATTCCATAGGGCTTAATCAAAACCGCAAAGACAGCGGCAGGTATACCGCAAAAATAGATTAAGATAAGCCAAAGATAGGAATTCATACTGAAAAATACTACAACAGCGGAGAGAGCCAAAATAATCATATTAAAAAACATAATAAAAAGCACATTCGTATTTTGCTTCATAGCCGCAACAGGATTATCCCAATGAAGTTTAGGATGGGCAGTATCCAAAAATAAAGAAACAAGGTTTACAAGGGCCGAAAAGCAAAGAGCTACCAAAGACGATAAAACTATATGAAGAAGGCCGAATTTAAATACAAAGCCTGCAAACCCCACACCTATTACTATGGCAAAAAGAGCAAAAATCATAGCATGGGCTAATTTAGCATACATATAAACCGCAATATCAACCGGTAAGCTCTTCATAAAAGGAATAAATTTTGCATCTCTTGAAAGAGCCGTATCTGCGATGTTGGTCATTGAACCTAAAAAGCCTGCTGCAAGGCCTGTAATTACAAATCCTGCATTTCCCTGCATAAAATCGATTATATTGGGAGGAATATTATTTAAGTTTAATCCCTTTGCAATACTTATAACAATCAACAAGATAGGCATAAATATAATTGAAAAGGGGCCGTTTAAAAGATAAACGGGAGTACGGTTCATCATTCTAAATTCCCTTTTTACATAAGCAATAAAGGGAGATGATTTTTTTATGTTTTTATGTAAAAAACTTGAAACCTGTTTTGCTTCCAGCTTTTTTATACTTTTTTCGTTAAAACCTATTAGGCTTTCCGTATAAAGTTTTGACATAAACCCTATAACCAAGGCCGGAAGAGCTGCACAAAAAGCAACCAGCAATAGGATATATAAAAAGCTTAAAACAGAAGAAGGTTCACTTAAAATATAACCTACAAGTTTTACCGGCGGGTAGAATGACCCGAAAGTTTGAAAGGCGGCAGCTTTGGATTCAACCATTTTATAAAGAGCTTCAGGATCGGAACCCGAAGACGATTGAATTATATAATTAAAACCTAAGGCAAGAGCCATACCTAAAATTCCGTTTAAGGCCATTATAACGTTTTTATTTTTAAAAACTCGAGTAAAACGCATAATAAGGATATTAAAAAAATAACATACGGAAATCATAGGCAGAGGAATTACAAGAGCACAGATGACAGCCGATATATAAAACATAAAGGGCGGAGATTCCATATACCCGTAAATTCCCATTAAAACTGCAAAAAAAGCAACAGATGTAATGAGCGAATTAACGCTGTTTGCAAAAAATTTTGATGCAAACAAGATACGCGGCTTAATAGGCATAGACAAAAACTGTTCTTCAATTTCGCCTATGTAGTAGGTAGAAATAGTAAGCATGGACCCGAATAAAAGACTAATAAAAGAGATCAGAAGTGCCGTTACTTCAAAAAGAATGCTTATATTGTTTACGGCCTTTGCCGTTCCATATAAACCGAAAATCAAAAAGCCGAAGATAAATAAAAATTCCGCAAAAACAAATAAAAAGAGGATTATCATTCCCAACATCTTAGCCTTGGAATTTTTTGTTACGGTTTGATCGCCCTTCTTTTTTCTTTTTTGAATTTGAGCCTTAAAATTTTTAAAGTTAAAAACAGAAGCCAAATAAATTTTAACCAATCTAAAAAAAACTTTCATAATTTTTAACTCTCTTAAGCGTTCCCGTTTCCCAAATTAAAAGAAGGTTTATCGTCAACAAGTTCCAAAAAGAGCTTTTCAAGAGAAGCATTTTCTCCTCTTTTTTCGCGTAATTCCTGTAAAGAACCTTCAAACATAATTTTACCGGCATTTATAATTGCAAGCCTGTCGCAAAGTTTTTCGGCGACCTCCATAACATGGGTAGAAAAGAAAACGACCTTTCCGGCATCGGCTCTTTCTCTCATAATTTCTTTTAAGGAAAAGGCTGATTTAGGATCCAAGCCGACCATGGGCTCATCCAAAATCCAAACAGGAGGATCGGATAAGAGACTTCCGGTAACCAAAAGTTTTTGCTTCATTCCGTGAGAAAAACTTCCTATGCTCCCGTTTAAGGCCTCATTTATTCCGAAAAGTTTAGTGTATTTCTCTATTCTTTCTTGTCTTACATCGGCAGGAACGCCATAAACGTCCCCTATAAAATTTAAGTATTCTGCAGCTTTTAACTGAGAAAAAAGCTCCGGGTTATCGGTAACATAGCCTATCCTGCGCTTTGCTTCCATAGGATCTTCAGCTATATTTACACCGTCAACGATTATTGATCCTGAATCCGGATTAAGGACTCCGGTTATCATCTTAATTGTAGTTGTTTTTCCGGCTCCGTTCGGCCCCAAAAAACCGAAGATTTCGCCGTTTTTTACGTTTACCGAAATACAGTCTACAGCTTTTGTTTTAGAAGAG is from Treponema denticola and encodes:
- a CDS encoding ABC transporter ATP-binding protein: MIEISNVSKAYGSSKTKAVDCISVNVKNGEIFGFLGPNGAGKTTTIKMITGVLNPDSGSIIVDGVNIAEDPMEAKRRIGYVTDNPELFSQLKAAEYLNFIGDVYGVPADVRQERIEKYTKLFGINEALNGSIGSFSHGMKQKLLVTGSLLSDPPVWILDEPMVGLDPKSAFSLKEIMRERADAGKVVFFSTHVMEVAEKLCDRLAIINAGKIMFEGSLQELREKRGENASLEKLFLELVDDKPSFNLGNGNA